A genome region from Solanum pennellii chromosome 12, SPENNV200 includes the following:
- the LOC107007151 gene encoding cyclic nucleotide-gated ion channel 4-like yields MASHHELELSNNYSDRSDDDMDEDEDEQDNIEEEEKEDDNSNDYNICSSRSRGGGLTDFFSWKVIDPRAPWVQEWNRVFLLVCATGLFVDPLFFYSLSISETCMCLFIDGWFAVTVTVLRCMTDAMHLWNMWIQFKMHKLRPYNEKMDENRITSSSRGPRLHQDQSFRCFVALRYLKSKKGFFLDLFVILPLPQIVMWVGIPGLLEKGYTTTVMTVLLIMFLFQYLPKIYHSVCLLRRMQNLSGYIFGTVWWGIALNLIAYFVASHAVGACWYLLGIQRAAKCLKQQCRVTNGCSLRMLACEEKIFYGTSSLVKHRSRVIWGESKIARSTCLASEHNFDYGVYKWTVQLVTNENRFEKILFPIFWGLMTLSTFGNLESTTDWLEDVFIIIVLTTGLLLVTMLIGNIKVFLHATTSKKQAMQLKMRNVEWWMRRRRLPQGYKQRVRNYERHRFAATRGVDEYEMISNLPEGLRRDIKYHLCLDLVRQVPLFQHMDNLVLENICDRVKSLIFTKGETITREGDPVQRMLFIVRGHLQSSQELRDGVKSCCMLGPGNFSGDELLSWCLRKPFVERLPPSSSSLVTLETTEAFGLEADDVKYVTQHFRYTFVNEKVKRSARYYSPGWRTWAAVAIQLAWRRYRHRLTLTSLSFIRPRRPLSRSSSLTEDRLRLYTALLTSPKPNQDDFDF; encoded by the exons atggcTAGTCATCATGAACTTGAACTATCAAATAATTATAGTGATCGAAGTGATGATGACATGGACGAGGACGAGGATGAGCAAGATAACATAGAAGAGGAGGAAAAAGAAGATGATAATTCAAATGACTACAACATTTGTAGTAGTCGTAGTCGAGGAGGAGGATTGACAGACTTCTTTTCTTGGAAAGTCATAGACCCTAGAGCGCCTTGGGTTCAAGAATGGAATCGAGTATTTTTATTAGTATGCGCCACGGGGCTATTTGTGGATCCTCTCTTTTTCTACTCTCTCTCTATAAGCGAGACTTGCATGTGCCTTTTTATCGATGGTTGGTTCGCGGTAACGGTCACCGTTCTTCGATGCATGACCGATGCGATGCATTTATGGAACATGTGGATACAATTCAAGATGCATAAATTACGTCCTTACAATGAAAAAATGGATGAAAATCGAATTACTAGTAGTAGTCGAGGTCCACGACTACATCAAGACCAGAGTTTTCGATGTTTTGTGGCCTTACGATACTTGAAATCCAAGAAGGGTTTCTTTTTGGATCTCTTTGTCATCCTTCCTTTACCTCAG ATAGTGATGTGGGTAGGGATTCCAGGTTTACTGGAGAAAGGATATACAACAACAGTAATGACAGTATTATTAATAATGTTTCTGTTTCAATATCTGCCCAAAATTTATCACTCAGTTTGCCTACTAAGACGCATGCAGAATCTCTCTGGATACATTTTTGGTACTGTTTGGTGGGGAATTGCTCTTAACTTGATTGCTTATTTTGTTGCCTCCCAT gcAGTGGGAGCATGTTGGTACTTGCTAGGAATCCAAAGGGCAGCAAAATGTTTGAAACAACAGTGTAGAGTTACAAATGGTTGTAGCCTAAGAATGTTGGCATGtgaagagaaaatattttatggaacaaGTAGTTTGGTGAAGCATAGAAGTAGAGTCATATGGGGTGAGTCCAAAATTGCAAGATCAACATGTCTGGCCTCTGAACACAATTTTGATTATGGAGTTTATAAATGGACTGTTCAACTTGTCACAAATGAGAATCGTTTCGAGAAAATATTATTTCCCATCTTCTGGGGTCTCATGACTCTCAG TACATTTGGCAACTTGGAGAGCACAACAGATTGGTTGGAAGATGTATTCATAATCATTGTTCTCACTACTGGTCTTCTTCTTGTCACTATGTTGATTGGTAATATCAAG GTATTCTTGCATGCAACAACATCAAAGAAACAAGCAATGCAACTAAAAATGAGAAATGTAGAATGGTGGATGAGGAGAAGAAGGTTGCCTCAAGGATACAAGCAAAGGGTCAGAAATTATGAAAGGCATAGATTTGCAGCAACAAGAGGAGTTGATGAATATGAGATGATAAGCAACCTTCCTGAGGGACTTAGAAGAGACATCAAATATCATCTTTGTTTGGACTTGGTTAGACAG GTTCCTTTGTTTCAACATATGGATAATTTGGTCCTGGAGAACATATGTGATCGCGTAAAATCCTTGATTTTCACTAAAGGAGAAACA attACAAGAGAAGGTGATCCAGTTCAAAGAATGTTGTTCATAGTGAGAGGTCATCTCCAAAGCAGTCAAGAACTTAGAGATGGTGTCAAAAGTTGTTGCATGTTGGGCCCTGGAAACTTCAGTGGCGATGAACTACTCTCATG GTGCCTCCGGAAACCCTTCGTGGAGCGTCTACCGCCTTCCTCCTCGTCGCTAGTGACTCTCGAGACCACAGAAGCGTTTGGCCTCGAAGCAGATGATGTCAAGTATGTCACTCAACATTTCCGCTACACATTTGTGAATGAGAAGGTGAAGAGAAGCGCCAGATATTATTCTCCAGGATGGCGAACTTGGGCTGCCGTTGCTATTCAGTTGGCCTGGAGGAGATATAGACACCGGCTGACTCTCACGTCGTTGTCCTTCATTCGACCAAGACGACCGTTGTCTCGATCTTCTTCATTAACAGAAGACAGACTCAGGCTTTATACAGCTTTGCTCACTTCACCAAAGCCTAATCAggatgattttgatttttaa
- the LOC107006913 gene encoding B-box zinc finger protein 22-like: MKIQCNACEVAEAKVLCCADEAALCWYCDDKVHAANKLANKHQRVALSASSSPMPKCDICQETVGFFFCLEDRALLCRKCDISIHTVNAYVSSHQRFLLTGVKVGLEPLGPCASASSRKSHEQRSPPIPKITPPSQGVLPVHTSGNGNFAPSRLPIVGNIPQCQFDQYLGIGDFNQNYGYMDYGQTKAGNGKLGESASSAFLRDADAEVAGDECFSTEVPDTCWAVPQIPSSPTASRLNWPTRSIQNPFDAALLESDASYFPLQNIQDQQSNGSGSKRSRRF, encoded by the exons atgaAGATTCAGTGTAATGCATGTGAGGTAGCAGAGGCAAAAGTATTGTGTTGTGCTGATGAAGCAGCACTTTGTTGGTATTGTGATGATAAAGTTCATGCTGCAAATAAGCTTGCTAATAAGCATCAAAGAGTAGCTCTTTCTGCTTCATCTTCACCCATGCCAAAGTGTGATATATGCCAA GAAACTGTTGGTTTTTTCTTTTGCCTTGAGGATAGGGCTTTGCTGTGCAGAAAATGCGACATTTCTATTCACACCGTCAATGCTTATGTCTCATCTCACCAGAGGTTCTTGCTTACTGGAGTCAAAGTAGGGCTTGAACCTCTCGGTCCTTGTGCATCAGCATCCTCACGAAAGTCGCATGAGCAACGATCTCCTCCAATTCCCAAGATTACACCTCCATCTCAAGGTGTATTACCTGTCCATACTAGTGGGAATGGGAATTTTGCACCTAGTAGACTTCCAATCGTTGGGAACATTCCACAATGCCAATTTGATCAGTATCTTGGAATCGGTGATTTCAATCAGAATTACGGATACATGGATTATGGACAAACTAAG GCAGGCAATGGAAAGCTTGGAGAATCAGCTAGTTCTGCGTTCTTAAGAGATGCTGACGCTGAAGTTGCAGGTGACGAGTGCTTTAGCACCGAGGTGCCAGATACATGTTGGGCAGTCCCACAAATTCCTTCGTCACCAACAGCTTCTAGACTGAACTGGCCGACGAGAAGTATCCAGAATCCGTTCGATGCTGCATTGTTGGAATCTGATGCTAGTTACTTCCCTTTGCAGAACATTCAAGATCAACAATCAAATGGTTCCGGTTCCAAAAGGAGTAGGCGTTTCTAG
- the LOC107005185 gene encoding probable sodium/metabolite cotransporter BASS1, chloroplastic — MQALVSAPTSCYINCTRRRRFIHNNQYGTSKDYPFSSSPTKSLCFSSSHLPFQSQNLLLYRKPISLISREQLLCSNSSTAITADGDDNKNKSFGGWIQSVGETISILFPLWVALGCLIGLLKPSSYNWVKPQWTVMGITLTMLGMGMTLTFDDLRGALAMPKELFCGFILQYSVMPLSGYFISKLLNLPSHYAAGLILVGCCPGGTASNIVTYIARGNVALSVLMTAASTLSAVVMTPFLTEKLAGQFVAVDAAGLFMSTLQVVLLPVLAGAFLNQYFKGLVKIVSPLMPPIAVATVAVLCGNAIAQSSSAILMSGQQVVIATALLHASGFFFGYALARMLGVDMSSSRTISIEVGMQNSVLGVVLATQHFGNPLTAVPCAVSSVCHSIFGSALAGIWRRSIPDKVQD; from the exons ATGCAGGCTCTTGTGTCAGCACCAACTAGCTGTTACATCAATtgcacaagaagaagaagatttaTACACAATAATCAATATGGCACCTCCAAAGATTACCCCTTTTCTtcttcaccaactaaatcacttTGTTTTTCAAGCAGCCATTTGCCTTTTCAATCACAAAATCTTCTTCTGTATCGAAAACCCATTTCATTAATATCCAGAGAACAGCTTCTGTGTTCAAATTCGTCAACTGCCATTACTGCTGATGGTGATGACAACAAGAATAAAAGCTTTGGGGGTTGGATCCAAAGTGTTGGGGAAACGATTTCTATTTTGTTTCCCTTGTGGGTAGCTTTGGGTTGCTTGATTGGGCTGCTTAAACCTAGCTCGTACAATTGGGTCAAACCTCAATGGACTGTGATGGGCATTACACTCACTATGCTTGGTATGGGAATGACTCTTACTTTCGATGACCTTCGTGGTGCTTTAGCGATGCCTAAAGAGCTGTTCTGCGGATTCATCCTTCAGTATTCG GTGATGCCTTTATCGGGATATTTTATTAGCAAGCTATTAAATTTGCCATCCCATTATGCAGCAGGCTTGATATTGGTTGGCTGCTGTCCTGGAG GGACGGCAAGTAACATTGTCACTTACATTGCACG TGGAAATGTGGCGCTTTCAGTTTTGATGACTGCTGCAAGTACCCTATCTGCCGTG GTGATGACCCCTTTTCTAACAGAGAAACTTGCAGGGCAATTTGTTGCAGTAGATGCAGCTGGACTTTTCATGTCTACTTTACAG GTGGTGCTTCTTCCTGTATTAGCTGGTGCATTTCTGAATCAGTATTTCAAAGGCCTAGTCAAAATCGTGTCTCCATTGATGCCACCTATTGCTGTAGCAACTGTTGCTGTTCTTTGTGGAAATGCAATTGCACAGAGTTCTTCTGCAATCCTTATGTCAGGTCAACAGGTTGTCATAGCTACTGCTCTTCTTCATGCGTCTGGCTTCTTCTTTGGCTATGCACTCGCAAGGATGCTTGGAGTTGATatgtcctcctcaaggacaaTATCTATTGAAGTCGGAATGCAg AACTCGGTTCTTGGAGTAGTTCTAGCCACTCAGCACTTTGGTAATCCACTTACTGCAGTACCATGTGCCGTTTCTAGTGTTTGTCATTCGATATTTGGCAGTGCCTTGGCTGGCATATGGAGGCGTTCTATTCCAGATAAAGTGCAGGACTAA
- the LOC107005859 gene encoding peroxidase 27-like: protein MAINNSNCLLISLTFFLIAFGSNHANGEVLKVGFYHKTCPHVELIVKGIIDDVISRVPSLAAPLLRMHYHDCFVRGCDGSVLLDSPTKQAEKDSIPNLSLRGYQIIDKVKTALEKSCPGVVSCADIVALVARDVTVAVKGPSWEVETGRRDGSVSNITEALLNLIPPFANITSLKQGFLQRGLSVKDLVVLSGSHTIGISHCSSFNNRLYNFTGKGDTDPSLDPNYIKNLKKKCLPNDQNTLVEMDPGSVRTFDTSYYKLVAKRRGLFTSDSALLDDSETKDYLKKQGINPYGSTFFKDFGESMVKMGRVQVLTGNQGEIRKVCSRVN from the exons ATGGCAATTAACAATTCAAATTGTTTGTTGATTTCATTGACTTTTTTCCTTATTGCATTTGGTTCAAACCATGCAAATGGAGAAGTACTCAAAGTAGGATTTTATCACAAAACATGTCCTCATGTTGAATTAATAGTGAAGGGaattattgatgatgttatatcAAGAGTCCCTAGCCTTGCTGCCCCTTTGTTGAGAATGCACTATCATGATTGTTTTGTTAGG GGTTGTGATGGATCAGTTCTGTTGGATTCCCCAACAAAACAAGCTGAGAAAGATTCAATCCCAAATTTAAGCCTTAGAGGATATCAAATTATTGATAAAGTGAAGACTGCTCTTGAAAAATCTTGTCCTGGCGTTGTTTCTTGTGCAGATATTGTTGCTCTAGTTGCAAGAGATGTCACTGTTGcg GTGAAGGGACCATCATGGGAAGTTGAAACAGGACGAAGAGATGGAAGTGTGTCAAATATAACAGAAGcattattgaatttaattccTCCTTTTGCAAACATAACATCATTGAAACAAGGATTCTTGCAAAGAGGATTAAGTGTTAAGGACCTTGTTGTATTATCAG GTTCTCACACAATTGGAATCTCACATTGCTCATCATTCAACAACCGTCTTTACAACTTTACTGGTAAAGGAGATACAGATCCCTCATTGGATCCcaactatataaaaaatttgaaaaaaaagtgtttaccaaatgaccaaaatacccttgtggAAATGGACCCTGGAAGTGTTAGGACATTTGATACTTCTTATTATAAGCTTGTGGCTAAAAGAAGGGGACTTTTTACTTCTGATTCTGCTTTACTTGATGATAGTGAAACCAAAGATTATCTCAAGAAACAAGGAATTAATCCATATGGATCTACTTTCTTTAAGGATTTTGGTGAATCCATGGTTAAAATGGGAAGAGTTCAAGTCCTTACTGGAAATCAAGGTGAAATTAGAAAAGTTTGCTCAAGGGTCAATTAG
- the LOC107005904 gene encoding mitogen-activated protein kinase kinase kinase 17-like, which yields MITTDKRWIKQYVLGVGCNGPVYLATHSSSNNYSEAVAVKSAEIGTDECSVLREEAKILNKLKGSPYIVRCFGEDQSTEYSKCTYNLLLECAHSGTLLHFILWNGKISEQVAAIYAYQLLMGIRHIHNKGYIHGDIKLTNILIYPDNKLIKIADFGSAKEEKSREHQVFDICSVGCVVAKMLTGKGSWYAEQIDEYKRQIWGFDMGDEQFIDIGLSKMAENFVIDCLLCDVPGRSLSVDELINHPFIQNVISTENEHHMMNTHNPFGDYWVLERDLFSTTYEEWKAKIRRSINAQRKEGYTCGLSTTSL from the coding sequence ATGATTACAACAGATAAACGTTGGATTAAACAATATGTTCTTGGTGTTGGATGTAACGGCCCTGTTTATTTAGCAACACATTCTTCTTCCAACAATTATTCAGAAGCTGTAGCTGTTAAATCTGCTGAAATTGGCACAGATGAATGCTCTGTTCTACGTGAAGAAGctaaaattttgaacaaattaAAAGGTTCTCCTTATATAGTTCGATGTTTCGGAGAAGACCAAAGCACTGAATACTCAAAGTGTACGTATAATCTGTTGCTTGAATGCGCCCACAGTGGCACATTACTACATTTCATACTCTGGAATGGAAAAATTTCCGAACAAGTTGCAGCGATCTATGCTTATCAACTCTTGATGGGTATCCGTCACATTCATAACAAAGGGTATATTCACGGAGATATTAAATTAACTAACATACTTATTTATCCGGATAACAAGTTGATTAAAATTGCTGATTTTGGATCTgccaaagaagaaaaaagtcgTGAGCATCAAGTTTTCGATATCTGTTCGGTTGGGTGCGTTGTTGCAAAGATGCTGACCGGAAAGGGCAGTTGGTATGCGGAACAGATTGATGAATATAAACGTCAGATTTGGGGATTTGACATGGGCGATGAACAGTTTATAGATATTGGTCTTTCTAAAATGGCTGAAAATTTCGTGATAGACTGTTTGCTTTGTGATGTTCCTGGTAGATCATTGAGTGTGGATGAATTGATTAATCATCCTTTTATTCAGAATGTAATTAGTACTGAGAATGAACATCACATGATGAATACTCATAATCCTTTTGGTGATTATTGGGTTTTAGAGCGTGATTTGTTTAGTACAACTTATGAGGAATGGAAAGCCAAAATAAGGAGATCCATCAACGCTCAAAGAAAAGAAGGATATACTTGCGGCTTATCAACCACATCACTCTAG
- the LOC107007152 gene encoding vesicle-associated protein 4-1-like, translated as MAAADHRKRQQSNGKLSWLCPFTKSIFPAKRRLRLDPSNNLYFPYEPGKQAKSAIKIKNTSKSFVAFKFQTTAPKSCYMRPPGGILVPGESLIATVFKFIEQPENNEKPIDQKTKVKFKIISLKVKEGTDYVPELFDEQKDKVSIERTLKVVFLDPERPSPALDKLKRQLAQAEAATEAEKKPPVDTGPKVVGEGLIVDEWKERRERYLARQQVEAVDSVKQ; from the exons ATGGCTGCCGCCGACCACCGCAAGCGACAGCAGTCCAACGGGAAACTCTCGTGGCTTTGCCCCTTCACTAAATCCATATTTCCGGCTAAGCGTCGGCTCCGGCTTGATCCTTCTAACAATCTCTACTTTCCAT ATGAACCTGGAAAGCAGGCGAAGAGTGCCATAAAGATTAAGAACACAAGCAAATCTTTTGTAGCATTCAAG TTTCAAACTACTGCACCAAAGAGCTGCTACATGCGACCTCCGGGAGGTATTCTTGTACCTGGGGAAAGCTTGATTGCCACTG TCTTCAAGTTTATTGAACAACCTGAGAACAATGAGAAGCCTATAGATCAAAAAACCAAAGTAAAGTTCAAGATCATAAGTTTGAAGGTGAAAGAAGGAACTGATTACGTACCTGAGTTG TTTGATGAACAAAAGGATAAAGTCAGTATTGAGCGTACTCTAAAGGTGGTGTTCTTGGACCCTGAACGCCCTTCTCCA GCACTGGATAAACTAAAACGTCAGCTGGCCCAAGCTGAGGCTGCAACAGAAGCTGAGAAGAAACCTCCTGTTGACACAGGTCCGAAAGTTGTGGGAGAAGGCTTAATAGTAGATGAATGG AAAGAGCGGAGGGAGAGGTATCTTGCTCGCCAACAAGTTGAGGCAGTGGATTCAGTAAAGCAGTAG
- the LOC107005858 gene encoding diacylglycerol kinase 5-like produces the protein MVKDANLSTLHNFFHKSHEALIIDCEAENYLKDYYIPDYILVPEKEIENGYEVASCPVLVFINSKSGGQLGGQLLFTFGTLFNKNQVFDLGEKAPDKVLHQFYSNLEKHKQNGDSSSYEIERRLRIIVAGGDGTAGWILGVVSDLNLAHPPPIATVPLGTGNNLPFAFGWGKKNPGINCQSVKSFLNQVKNGKEMKVDSWHIVMKMRAPKEGSCDPIAPLELPHSLHAFHGAPQADTLNKEGYHVFRGGFWNYFSIGMDAQVSHAFHSERKLYPEKFKHQLVNQRNYAKLVCKQGWFCTSFMHPSSRNIAQLANVKIMKRSGEWIDLHIPSSIRSIVCLNLPSFSGGLNPWGKPNKQKLHERDLTPPYVDDGLLEVVGFRDAWHGLILFTPGGHGTRLAQANSIRFEFHKGASEHTFMRMDGEPWKQPLPKDDDKVVIEISHFGQVNMLATPHCLSKSINVPITDQSFFEHDLVEERRKLGAADSFRIPDDSDIKQS, from the exons ATGGTCAAGGATGCAAACTTATCAACACTTCACAATTTCTTCCACAAAAG TCATGAAGCACTTATTATAGATTGTGAAGCTGAAAATTATTTGAAGGATTATTACATTCCTGATTACATACTTGTACCAGAAAAGGAAATAGAGAATGGCTATGAAGTAGCTTCTTGTCCTGTATTAGTATTTATCAACTCCAAAAGTGGTGGTCAATTAGGAGGACAACTTCTTTTCACATTTGGTACTCTTTTTAACAAAAATCAG GTATTTGATTTGGGAGAAAAGGCTCCTGACAAAGTTCTACATCAATTCTACTCCAATTTAGAAAAGCATAAGCAAAATGGAGATAGCTCGTCTTATGAGATCGAAAGGAGATTGAGAATCATA GTGGCAGGTGGGGATGGAACAGCAGGTTGGATTCTTGGTGTTGTATCAGATCTAAATTTAGCTCATCCACCTCCGATTGCAACCGTGCCATTAGGAACAGGAAACAATCTGCCTTTTGCGTTTGGTTGG GGGAAAAAGAATCCTGGTATTAACTGCCAGTCCGTGAAGTCGTTCCTCAATCAAgtgaaaaatggaaaagaaatgaAAGTTGACAG CTGGCATATTGTAATGAAAATGAGGGCTCCTAAAGAAGGTTCTTGTGATCCTATTGCACCTCTTGAGCTACCACATTCATTGCATGCTTTTCACGGTGCGCCTCAAGCTGATACTTTGAACAAG GAAGGCTATCATGTATTTCGGGGAGGATTTTGGAACTACTTCAGCATAG GAATGGATGCTCAAGTTTCACATGCATTTCACAGCGAGAGGAAGCTCTATCCAGAAAAGTTCAAACACCAGTTGGTTAATCAG AGGAATTATGCAAAGCTTGTCTGTAAACAAGGATGGTTTTGCACTTCTTTCATGCACCCATCGTCAAG AAACATTGCTCAGTTAGCAAATGTCAAAATAATGAAAAGGTCAGGTGAATGGATAGACCTACACATTCCTAGCAG CATTAGGTCTATTGTCTGCCTTAATTTGCCCAGCTTTTCCGGTGGACTTAATCCTTGGGGAAAACCTAACAAGCAGAAGCTGCATGAG AGGGATCTTACTCCTCCATATGTTGATGATGGTCTACTTGAAGTTGTTGGTTTTCGCGATGCTTGGCATGGACTTATTTTGTTTACTCCAGGAGGGCACGGGACACGTCTTGCACAG GCGAATAGTATACGATTTGAGTTTCACAAGGGTGCTAGTGAGCATACATTTATGAGAATGGATGGGGAACCATGGAAACAACCACTTCCTAAAGATGATGACAAAGTTGTTATAGAAATCTCTCATTTTGGTCAAGTGAACATGCTTGCTACTCCACATTGTCTATCAAAAAGTATCAATGTTCCTATAACAGATCAAAGTTTTTTTGAACATGACTTGGTGGAGGAGAGGAGAAAGTTAGGTGCAGCTGATAGTTTCCGAATTCCAGATGATTCCGATATAAAACAGAGTTAA